Part of the SAR202 cluster bacterium genome is shown below.
CTCGTCTCCATCCCCCTGGGTGTCCTGGCCGCCGTGTATCAGGACCGATGGCCTGACTACCTCATACGCACCATCACCATCGCCGGCCAGACGCTGCCCAGCTTTGTGGCGGGGCTGCTGGTGATCCTGGGCCTCACCTACTTCCTGGGGTGGACGCCCCCTATCATCTACAAACAGCCCTGGCAAAACCCTATCGACCACCTGACGATGGTGCTATGGCCTGCCCTGGTCCTCGCCTGGGGCCTCGCCTCCGTCGCCACACGAGTTATCCGGGCTGGCATCCTGGAGGCGCTGCGGCAGGACTACATCACCCTGGCCCGAATCAAAGGCCTGTCGGAAAATCGAGTCCTCTTCGGCCACGCGCTGCGCAACGCGCTGGGCGGCCTCGCCAGCGTGACCGCCATCCAGGCGGCGTCGCTGCTGGGCGGCGCGGTGCTGCTGGAGGTGGTGTTCGGCCTGCCGGGGCTGGGCCGGGCCATGGCTTCGGCGGTCGCCAGCCGGGACTACCCCGTGGTGCAGACTCTAGCCATGGCCTTCGTTTTCCTCGTCCTCACCCTCAATCTCGCCACCGACATCCTTCACGCCCGCATTGACCCGCGCATCCTCCCCTCCAACCCATGACCACTGCCGCCTCGATGTCTCGACGCCCCATGCGGGCCGCCCTCGACGCCCTCCTCTGGCTCCCCTCCCAAATCTGGGCCTTCGCCCGATTTCGGCCTATCGGCTTCCTGGCCGCCCTGGTCCTCCTGCTATGGTGCCTGGCCGCCGCCTTCGCCGACACTATTGCCACCCACGACCCCCTGGCCCATAACATCCCCAACCGTCTTCATCCCCCCAGCGGCGACTTCTACCTGGGCACCGACACCTTTGGCCGCGACGCTTTCTCCCGCATCATCCACGGTGCGCGAGTTTCCTTATACATCGGCGTCTCGTCGGCTTTCATAGCCACCCTCCTGGGCGCGCTTATCGGCATCGTTTCCGGCCTCAAGGGCGGCTGGCTGGACCTTGTTATTCAGCGGCTCCTAGACGCGCTCCTGGCCTTCCCTCCCCTTCTGGTGGCGATGCTGGTGGTCGCCGGCTTCGGCCCGTCCTCCAACGCGCTGCTCATCGCCCTCGCCGCCGCCTTCACGCCTATCATGGCCCGTCTCTCGCGCTCCCTCACCGTCGGTCTCAAGCAAGAGGCCTTCGTGATGAAGTCGGTGGTCCACGGCTCCGGCACGGCGCGGCTTCTCCTGCGGCACCTCCTACCCAACAGCCTGGGCCCTATCACGGTCTTAGGGGCGGCCCTGGTCGGGGAGGCCGTCGCCATCGAGGCAGGCATGAGCTTCCTGGGGTTGGGCGTCCCGCCGCCGGACCCTTCCTGGGGCCGTATGGTGCAGGAGGCGGCCCACCAGTTCCTGGAAACGGCTCCGTGGCTAACCCTCTTCCCCGCGCTGGCGATTGCGCTGGCAGTGTTTAGCGTCAACTTCTTTGCGGACGCCCTACGCGACCTCCTGGATCCTATTACACGGCAGTCCTCGGGGAGGTAGTTCGGCTATGACGTCGCAGGCCCTGGCGGCGGTCCGGGCGGCTGATGACAATAAACTTCGTGTATAGCTGCGATGGTCTCAGCAGCGGCTCCGGCTTTGGCCACGGGGGCAACAAACCCCGGCCCAGATGGGCCCTCGCCCGGGCCGGTGGGAACGCCTGGGATGGTCGCGATTACGCCAGGGGCGCCTCCAGCGCACGAGGTGTGTCCTTCATGCGCACTGACGGATGACACCAACGCGATTGCCAGCAGCCCTACCAGAATTCCTACACCTAAGAACCTTTTCATGTTGACCCCCTCCCTTCATCTTCATCCAACAACCACTCGTGCTCTCTTGCGCTGCTAACCTGGGATAAGCACCTAGGATAGCCTTGGGATTGAGCATGGGGAGCTTCGCATCCGAAACCCTGCCTGTCAAGAGGTTCCGTCAATAGAGGAAAAGAGAAGGGAGTTAGCGGGAGAGCCAGGCGGTGGCGAAGTCGGTGTTGGCGTGGCCGTCTTCGGCGGGGATGGCGACGCCTCTTACATGGTTACGGTAGGGGACTACCTGGTGGGTGGCGGCGATGGGGATGACGTAGGCCTGTTCCAGGACGAGGTAGCGTTCGATTTCACGCCAGGCCTCGACGCGGGGGCGTTCCTGGCGGAGGTCTCGGAGGCGAGAGTAGAGGGTGGTTACATGGGAGTCCTGGTGCTTGGCGTAGGAGTCCGGGTTGTTGCTAAAGACGCCGAAGACGGATTCGGTGGCTTCCGGGGTGACGGGGCTGAAGAAGGCGCCCTGCTGGGAGTCGTAGTCCAGGGTGACGCGGGCGGCGTTCCACTCGGCCTCGTCCACGACGCGGAGGCTAAGGTTTACGTTTAGGTCTTTTAGCTGGCCGTGGAGGAACTCACATCGAGCTATGGTGTTGTTGCGGCAGAGGTGGTCCATGGAGAAGCCGTTAGGGTAGCCGGCGTCGGCGAGGAGGCGTTTGGCTTCGGCCATGTCCTGGTCTCGAGTGTTCTTGTTGTAGCCGGGCCAGAGAAGGAAGTCGGGACTGCTGATGAGGTTATTGGGGCTGATGAGGCCGGTCAGGACGCCCTGTCCGCCGAGGGCGGAGGGGATAGCGGCGGCTTTATTGATCCATAGGGATAGAGCTTTTCGGACTCGAACGTCTTGCCAGGGACCGGGCTTGAGGGTGTTGAAAGCGAGGCGGAACTGGCCGCCCTGGATTTCGCCGAAGTAGGCTCTGTCCTTCATAGACTCTTCATACTGAGAGCGGCGCTCGAGAGTGAGATAGTGGCCTTCGCCTCGTGCGCCGCCGTCGATGCGGCCGGAGCGGAAGGCGGCGTCCATGACGGCGGGATCTTCGATGACGACGAAGTCGATGCCGTCCAGGTAGGGGAGGGCGCGGCCCTGGGCGTCCTTTTCCCAGTAGCGCTCGAAGCGGCGGAGGCTGATGAGGCTGCCCTTCTGGTACTTTTCGATTTTGAAGGGGCCGGCGCCGACGAGGCCGACATCCAGGGGGGCGACGCTGACCTCGCCGTCTTCAAGGCGGGGCTGCATGAGGTGTTTGGGGTGGGCGATTTTAAGGCGAGGGTTGGTGAGCTTATCGGGGAAGAAGAAGGAGGGGCCGGTGAGGGTGACGACTAACTGGCTGCCGGGGAGGACATCGACCTGCTTAACATCGCCGAGCTCGCCTTTGAAGTAGGCGGGGGCGCGGACGCGGTCTCTGTTCTGGTAGCCGAAGACGGCGAGGTCGAGCCAGAACTTGGCGTCGTCGGCGGTAAAGCGCGTGCCGTCGTGCCAGTAAGCGTTGCGCTGAATTTGGAAGGTCCACTTGGAGAAGTCGGCATTGGGGAACCATCGTTCGGCCAGGTCGGGGCAGATGAAGAAGACGTTTTCGCGGCATCGCTTGACCAGGTTGCCGGGGCCGAAGAGGGCGCCGCCGGGATGGTGGAGGGCGATGCTGGAGGTGCGCATAGTGTCGAAGGCGGCGGGAGGGTCGCCTCGGTTGGCGAGGGTAAGGGTGCCGCCGTATTCGCCAGGCTCTAGGGTGGGTGTGGAGGTGGTGGGCAAGGCAGTGGCGGTGGGGAGGGAGGTGGAGGCGGGGTTAGAGGATGGGTTGTCGGCGCAGGCGGAGGCGAGGGAGAGGAGGAAGATGGAGAGGAGAGCCAGGAGCCTAAAGAATATGGACAACGTGTGGAGCTTTCTTAGAGAATTGACTGATCTGATATCAACAATACGAATGGTGCTGGGGGAGAAGTTCAGGGGAGCACAGAGCGCTGCCAGCCAGCTAATTTGGCAGGATCCAGCCGTTCAAACTCGGGCAAGCGGTCAAAGCCTGTGTCGGCCGAGATGATGCGGTGTATGCCTAAACGTTGCATTACCGCCGCATGCACAAGGTCTCGCGCGGCGAGGTTCTTATAAGAGTCCGCTAAGACTGCGGCGCGATGAATGTCGCCGGCGTATATAGCCTCTATTCGTTCCTCCATGACGTCACTGAAGGCCTGAAAAACCTCACGTCCTTGAGGCCATAACCGCAATGAAAGGTAGCGGTGGATAATTTCCTGAAGAACCTCAGCATCACTCAAGAAGGCTCGAGGGTGCTCCATAGCCAGACGCATCACTTGAAGACAGGGTTCCTTCAATGGATGATCTCGGCCAACTGCGTAGATGGGTATATTTGTATCAATAAAGGCCGCGGGACTCATACGTCTCCGCAAGCTGGCGGCTCAGGGTCTCAGGGTCTGGAACGTCTTCTATAGCCATTTGGCTCATTTTTTCGACTGCGCGCCTGCGGCGGGCCTTTAGGGTGTCTTCATACGCCATATCAATGAGCCGTCGCACGATTTCGGAAACAGGTGTACCCTGCTCTGCCGCCAGTTCCTGCAGCTTGCGGCGTCGTTCTTGGTCAAGACGCACATCCAGACGTTCTATAGCCATTTCATCCCTTTGTACACACGATATTGTACGCCAAATTTATGCCACATACAATCTTATGTGGAGAGTTTTACCCGGGCCTGGATGACTTTTTGGAGGGCTTCTTGGGGGGTAGTGGCGGAGGCAGTGAGGTGGCCCATTTTACGGCCTGGGCGGGC
Proteins encoded:
- a CDS encoding ribbon-helix-helix protein, CopG family, which codes for MAIERLDVRLDQERRRKLQELAAEQGTPVSEIVRRLIDMAYEDTLKARRRRAVEKMSQMAIEDVPDPETLSRQLAETYESRGLY
- a CDS encoding type II toxin-antitoxin system VapC family toxin, with amino-acid sequence MSPAAFIDTNIPIYAVGRDHPLKEPCLQVMRLAMEHPRAFLSDAEVLQEIIHRYLSLRLWPQGREVFQAFSDVMEERIEAIYAGDIHRAAVLADSYKNLAARDLVHAAVMQRLGIHRIISADTGFDRLPEFERLDPAKLAGWQRSVLP
- a CDS encoding ABC transporter permease, coding for MLTRHLITRLLLFIPTLLIASILIFLIIRVLPGDVAQAVLGGSGESIHRQEQLESLRRELGLRDPLPLQYGKWLLSLVDGTFGGRSLADRQPLRTTLWDQAPITLLLILYTLALALLVSIPLGVLAAVYQDRWPDYLIRTITIAGQTLPSFVAGLLVILGLTYFLGWTPPIIYKQPWQNPIDHLTMVLWPALVLAWGLASVATRVIRAGILEALRQDYITLARIKGLSENRVLFGHALRNALGGLASVTAIQAASLLGGAVLLEVVFGLPGLGRAMASAVASRDYPVVQTLAMAFVFLVLTLNLATDILHARIDPRILPSNP
- a CDS encoding ABC transporter substrate-binding protein, which gives rise to MSIFFRLLALLSIFLLSLASACADNPSSNPASTSLPTATALPTTSTPTLEPGEYGGTLTLANRGDPPAAFDTMRTSSIALHHPGGALFGPGNLVKRCRENVFFICPDLAERWFPNADFSKWTFQIQRNAYWHDGTRFTADDAKFWLDLAVFGYQNRDRVRAPAYFKGELGDVKQVDVLPGSQLVVTLTGPSFFFPDKLTNPRLKIAHPKHLMQPRLEDGEVSVAPLDVGLVGAGPFKIEKYQKGSLISLRRFERYWEKDAQGRALPYLDGIDFVVIEDPAVMDAAFRSGRIDGGARGEGHYLTLERRSQYEESMKDRAYFGEIQGGQFRLAFNTLKPGPWQDVRVRKALSLWINKAAAIPSALGGQGVLTGLISPNNLISSPDFLLWPGYNKNTRDQDMAEAKRLLADAGYPNGFSMDHLCRNNTIARCEFLHGQLKDLNVNLSLRVVDEAEWNAARVTLDYDSQQGAFFSPVTPEATESVFGVFSNNPDSYAKHQDSHVTTLYSRLRDLRQERPRVEAWREIERYLVLEQAYVIPIAATHQVVPYRNHVRGVAIPAEDGHANTDFATAWLSR
- a CDS encoding ABC transporter permease translates to MTTAASMSRRPMRAALDALLWLPSQIWAFARFRPIGFLAALVLLLWCLAAAFADTIATHDPLAHNIPNRLHPPSGDFYLGTDTFGRDAFSRIIHGARVSLYIGVSSAFIATLLGALIGIVSGLKGGWLDLVIQRLLDALLAFPPLLVAMLVVAGFGPSSNALLIALAAAFTPIMARLSRSLTVGLKQEAFVMKSVVHGSGTARLLLRHLLPNSLGPITVLGAALVGEAVAIEAGMSFLGLGVPPPDPSWGRMVQEAAHQFLETAPWLTLFPALAIALAVFSVNFFADALRDLLDPITRQSSGR